In Solobacterium moorei, a single genomic region encodes these proteins:
- the truB gene encoding tRNA pseudouridine(55) synthase TruB, translating to MDAVILLNKPAGMTSFDAVAKCRKIFHERKIGHTGTLDPEASGLMIILLGKYTKLLPYCVKNHKAYQATLKFGEMTDTEDVWGTVVQTKTPTIHTEEEIAKAVQSLTGDILQVPPMYSALKKDGKKLYEYARQGIEIEREARPVHISSLKVEKIDELNYRMNAVVSSGTYIRTLIADFGKQLDELAIMASLVRTKIEHLSIEEACTFEGLESGKAFLSPIQVIDPTYKIVETDRVADIKNGKRIKLDITDPQVIFTSNGELLAAYALQEDGLYHCLRGLF from the coding sequence ATGGATGCAGTGATACTACTAAATAAACCGGCGGGAATGACGTCGTTTGATGCCGTTGCTAAATGCCGTAAGATATTTCATGAACGTAAGATTGGTCATACAGGGACACTAGACCCTGAAGCTTCTGGGCTGATGATTATTTTGCTTGGTAAATATACCAAGCTTTTACCGTATTGTGTAAAGAATCATAAAGCATACCAAGCTACATTAAAATTTGGTGAGATGACAGATACTGAGGATGTTTGGGGTACAGTTGTTCAAACAAAGACTCCAACGATTCACACGGAAGAAGAAATCGCAAAGGCAGTTCAATCACTGACAGGCGATATCTTACAAGTACCACCAATGTATTCGGCACTCAAAAAAGATGGTAAGAAACTATATGAATATGCTCGTCAAGGGATTGAGATTGAGCGTGAAGCTAGACCTGTACACATCTCTTCGTTAAAAGTAGAGAAGATTGATGAATTAAACTATCGTATGAATGCAGTGGTATCTTCAGGTACATATATTCGTACATTGATTGCGGACTTTGGAAAACAATTAGATGAGCTTGCTATCATGGCATCTCTAGTTCGTACTAAGATAGAACATCTTTCTATTGAAGAAGCTTGTACGTTTGAAGGTTTAGAATCTGGTAAGGCATTCTTATCACCAATACAGGTGATTGACCCAACATATAAGATTGTTGAAACGGATCGTGTAGCGGATATTAAGAATGGTAAGCGTATCAAATTAGATATCACTGATCCACAAGTGATCTTTACATCGAATGGTGAGTTGTTAGCGGCTTATGCATTACAAGAAGATGGATTGTATCATTGTTTAAGAGGTTTATTTTAA
- a CDS encoding tRNA 2-thiocytidine biosynthesis TtcA family protein — protein MSLKKIIGAIYKADTDYNLIQNGDRICVGVSGGKDSILLLYALSIYQKAAKRISGKEFSVIGIHLEMGFSDMDFTEVRKFMKKHNIEYIDYPTKLYDILQLHPSKKNGNIQCSLCSTLKKGAIVKAAQEYNCNKTAFAHHADDAIETLFMNMIYGGRISTFTPAMYLKNTGMGFIRPFVYVYEDEIKNTVRHEQLPVVKSTCPNDGFTKRQDTKELLANIYQTYPFAKKNFLTSLSNQEQIKLWVKGEEWENSNK, from the coding sequence ATGTCACTAAAAAAGATTATAGGTGCTATCTATAAAGCAGATACAGATTATAACTTAATCCAAAATGGAGACCGTATTTGTGTCGGCGTCTCAGGTGGTAAAGATAGCATCCTACTACTATATGCACTATCCATTTACCAAAAAGCCGCAAAACGCATAAGTGGAAAAGAATTCTCTGTTATTGGAATTCATCTTGAGATGGGCTTTTCTGATATGGACTTTACAGAAGTACGTAAGTTTATGAAGAAACATAATATCGAATATATCGACTATCCTACAAAACTCTATGATATTTTACAGTTGCACCCTAGCAAGAAAAACGGAAACATCCAATGTTCACTCTGCTCAACCCTTAAAAAAGGAGCGATCGTCAAAGCAGCACAAGAATATAACTGTAATAAGACAGCCTTTGCACATCACGCTGATGACGCAATTGAAACCTTGTTTATGAACATGATCTATGGAGGACGTATCTCAACCTTCACACCTGCAATGTATCTCAAGAATACTGGTATGGGTTTCATCCGTCCGTTTGTGTATGTCTATGAGGATGAAATCAAAAATACTGTTAGACACGAACAGTTACCTGTTGTAAAGAGTACTTGTCCTAATGATGGCTTTACAAAGCGTCAAGATACAAAAGAATTACTAGCAAATATATATCAAACATATCCATTTGCAAAAAAGAACTTCCTAACTTCCTTATCCAACCAAGAACAAATCAAACTCTGGGTCAAAGGCGAAGAATGGGAAAATTCAAATAAATAA